Proteins from a single region of Urocitellus parryii isolate mUroPar1 chromosome 4, mUroPar1.hap1, whole genome shotgun sequence:
- the Sec61b gene encoding protein transport protein Sec61 subunit beta: protein MPGPTPSGTNVGSSGRSPSKAVAARAAGSTVRQRKNASCGTRSAGRTTSAGTGGMWRFYTEDSPGLKVGPVPVLVMSLLFIASVFMLHIWGKYTRS from the exons ATG CCGGGTCCGACCCCCAGTGGCACTAACGTGGGCTCTTCTGGGCGTTCTCCCAGCAAAGCGGTGGCGGCCCGGGCGGCGGGATCCACTGTCCGGCAGAG gAAAAATGCCAGCTGTGGAACAAGGAGCGCAGGCCGCACGACTTCAGCAGGCACTGGGGGGATGTGGCGATTCTACACAGAAGATTCACCAGGGCTCAAAGT TGGCCCTGTTCCAGTATTGGTTATGAGTCTTCTGTTCATCGCTTCTGTATTTATGTTGCACATTTGGGGCAAGTATACTCGTTCATAG
- the Alg2 gene encoding alpha-1,3/1,6-mannosyltransferase ALG2, with protein sequence MAQRQDPGGSSGPGPSVLFLHPDLGVGGAERLVLDAALALQARGCRVKIWTAHYDPGHCFAESRELPVRCAGDWLPRSLGWGGRGAAVCAYLRMIFLALYVLFIADEEFDVVVCDQVSACIPVFKLARRPKKILFYCHFPDLLLTRRDSFLKRLYRAPIDWIEEYTTGMADCILVNSQFTAAIFKETFKSLSHIDPDVLYPSLNVTSFDSTVPEKLDDLVPKEKEFLFLSINRYERKKNLSLALEALVQLRARLTSQDWERVHLIMAGGYDERVLENVEHYQELKKMVQQSDLGGYVTFLRSFSDKQKISLLHNCTCVLYTPSNEHFGIVPVEAMYMQCPVIAVNSGGPLESIIHSVTGFLCEPDPLHFSEAIEKFIRDPSLKATMGLAGRARVKEKFSSEAFTEQLYQYVTKLLI encoded by the exons ATGGCGCAGAGGCAGGATCCAGGAGGGAGTTCTGGTCCCGGCCCGTCGGTGCTGTTCCTACACCCAGATCTGGGCGTCGGCGGCGCCGAGCGGCTGGTGCTGGACGCGGCGCTGGCGCTGCAGGCGCGCGGGTGTAGAGTGAAGATCTGGACAGCACACTATGACCCGGGCCACTGCTTCGCTGAAAGTCGCGAGCTACCCGTGCGCTGCGCTGGGGACTGGCTGCCGCGCAGCCTGGGCTGGGGCGGCCGCGGTGCTGCAGTCTGCGCCTACTTGCGCATGATCTTCTTGGCGCTCTACGTGCTGTTCATCGCAGACGAGGAATTCGACGTGGTTGTGTGCGACCAG GTGTCTGCCTGTATCCCAGTGTTCAAGCTGGCCAGACGGCCTAAGAAGATCCTGTTTTACTGTCACTTCCCAGATCTGCTGCTCACCCGGAGAGATTCTTTTCTTAAAAGGCTATACAGGGCCCCAATTGACTGGATAGAGGAATACACCACAGGCATGGCAGACTGCATCTTGGTCAACAGCCAATTCACAGCTGCCATTTTTAAGGAAACCTTCAAGTCCTTATCTCACATAGACCCTGATGTTCTCTACCCATCTCTGAATGTCACCAGCTTTGACTCAACTGTTCCTGAAAAACTTGATGACCTAGtccccaaagaaaaagaattcctGTTCCTCTCCATTAACAgatatgaaaggaagaaaaatctgtCTTTGGCACTGGAAGCCCTAGTACAGCTACGTGCACGATTGACATCTCAAGATTGGGAGAGGGTTCATCTGATCATGGCAGGTGGTTATGATGAGAGAGTCCTGGAGAACGTGGAACACTATCAGGAATTGAAGAAAATGGTCCAGCAATCTGACCTTGGAGGGTATGTGACCTTCCTGCGGTCCttctcagacaaacaaaaaatttcacTCCTCCATAACTGCACATGTGTGCTTTACACACCAAGCAATGAACACTTTGGCATTGTTCCTGTGGAGGCCATGTACATGCAGTGCCCAGTCATTGCTGTTAATTCTGGTGGGCCCTTGGAGTCCATCATCCACAGTGTCACAGGGTTTCTGTGTGAGCCTGACCCCTTGCACTTCTCAGAAGCAATAGAAAAGTTCATCCGTGACCCTTCTTTAAAAGCCACAATGGGTCTGGCTGGAAGAGCCAGAGTGAAGGAGAAGTTTTCTTCTGAAGCATTTACAGAACAGCTCTACCAATATGTCACCAAACTGCTAATATAA